GGTTGGCGTTGCGCATTGTTGCAGGCCAGGTACCGGATAAGCTGAAAAACACCGACATTATGACACTGGATCTCGGCGCATTGCAGGCCGGAGCATCAGTGAAAGGCGAGTTTGAGAAGCGCTTTAAAGGGCTGATGGCGGAAGTGATTTCCTCGCCAGCACCCGTCATATTATTTATTGATGAAGCACATACTCTGATTGGCGCGGGCAACCAGCAAGGAGGGCTTGATATCTCTAACCTGCTCAAACCGGCGCTGGCGCGTGGCGAACTGAAAACGATCGCCGCCACTACCTGGAGCGAGTACAAAAAATATTTTGAGAAAGATGCTGCCCTGTCGCGCCGTTTTCAGCTTGTGAAGGTCAGTGAACCTACGGCGGCGGAAGCGACTGTTATTCTGCGCGGCCTGTCGGCGGTGTATGAGCAGTCTCACGGCGTGCTGATCGATGATGAAGCCTTACAGGCGGCAGCCAGTTTAAGCGAGCGCTACCTTTCCGGACGTCAGTTACCTGATAAAGCTATCGATGTGTTGGATACCGCCTGCGCCCGTGTGGCGATTAACCTCTCATCGCCGCCAAAGAAAATATCTGCCCTCGCCACCCAATGCCATCAGTACGAAGCGGAAATCCGCCAGCTTGAGCGGGAAATTCGTATTGGATTACATACTGATACCGCCCGGCTGGATGAAGTTCATGTTCGACATGATGATGCACAGAATGAGTTGAAGGCGCTGGAAGAGGCCTGGCGTCAACAACAGACACGGGTGCAGGCTATTATCGCGCTGCGCCAGCAATTATTGGCCACACTGGAAACCGATGGCAATGCATCCCTCACTGATAAGGCTAATGAAGCGGAAACCCTATCTCTCGCAGAACGGCTGGCCCAACTGACCGCCGAACTGGACGACCTGCATAACGCGCAGTTACTGGTTTCCCCGCACGTCGATAAAAAACAGATCGCTTCCGTGATTGCCGAATGGACCGGCGTGCCGCTTAACCGCCTGTCACAGAATGAAATGTCAGTTATCACCGATCTGCCGTTGTGGTTGGGCGACACAATTAAAGGTCAGGATCTGGCCATTAAGCACCTGCATAAACATCTTCTCACCGCACGCGCCGATTTGCGTCGTCCGGGACGCCCACTCGGCGCATTTCTGCTGGCGGGTCCCAGCGGCGTGGGTAAAACCGAAACCGTATTGCAATTGGCTGAACTGCTTTACGGTGGTCGCCAGTACCTGACGACCATCAATATGTCTGAGTTCCAGGAAAAACACACCGTTTCGCGCCTGATTGGTTCCCCGCCGGGCTATGTCGGCTATGGTGAAGGCGGTGTGCTGACCGAAGCTATCCGTCAAAAACCGTATTCCGTGGTGCTGCTGGATGAAGTGGAAAAAGCCCATCCGGACGTGCTCAACCTGTTTTACCAGGCATTCGACAAGGGCGAAATGGCAGATGGCGAAGGCCGGTTGATTGACTGTAAAAATATCGTCTTTTTCCTCACCTCCAACCTCGGTTACCAGGTGATTGTCGAACATGCCGACAACCCGGAAATTATGCAGGAAGCGTTGTACCCGGTGCTGGCAGACTTCTTCAAACCGGCGTTACTGGCGAGGATGGAAGTGGTGCCATACCTGCCGTTATCAAAAGAGACGCTCGCCATCATTATCGCCGGAAAGCTTGCCCGTCTGGACAATGTACTGCGCAGCCGCTTTAGCGCGGACATCATGATTGAACCGGAAGTCACTGATGAAATCATGAGCCGCGTGACCCGCGCTGAAAATGGCGCGAGGATGCTGGAGTCCGTGATTGACGGCGAAATGCTGCCGCCACTCTCATTATTGTTATTGCAGAAAATGGCCTCAAACACACCCATTGCCAGCATTCGGTTGTCGGTGTCAGAAGGGAGATTCATGGCAGATGTGCAGGATGTTCCATCCGCCGATGAGCCCGTGTTGTCGCAGGAAACGGATGGCATCACTTTATGAGTGGGATGCGCGTTACACGCCAGTTCTGGCTGTTAGCGGTCGGCCTGCTGACAGGACTGTTTGCCGGATCCGTACCCGCAGAAACACCCTCTGCATCTGGCATCGTGCAGGGTACAGCTGCGGCTATATCAGATGACGAGCAGGCGACGCTACAGGCAATGCAGGCCTGTCGTCGTGAATCAGCAGCCCTGGAACGTCTTGACTGTTATGACAATTTGCTCGCCCCTCTTTCACCGGCGGGGTTTAACGGTGCGCTGGTCAGGGCCAGTTTTGTGGGGGAAGCCTGGACTCGCGCCACGGAGCAGGAGAAACGCCGTCAGGATAAGAGTACGGAACTGCTGGTAACGCAGACGCCAGGAGAACGTCCGATGGTGGTGATCACCACGCCAGCTATTGGTCATGTTCCGCCGCGCCCGGTGCTGATGTTGAGTTGTGTGGACAATATTACCCGAATGCAGGTGGCGCTGATCAAAGCGATGGATACACATGATATCGCCGTCAGCCTGAGTGCCGATGACAAAACATTCCACAGCCGCTGGTTTGTGCGTGAAAACGGCACGCTTCTGGAATCCAGCCGGGGATTATCCGGCATCGACGAGATTAAACAGCTGTTTGGCGCGAAGACGCTTACTATTGATACCGGTCCGGAGAGCGCTGCCGGAAAACTCACTTTTAATATCAATGGACTGGCGCAGGCTATCGCCCCGCTGCGTGAAGCCTGTCATTGGGCGGGAGAATAAGAAATGGCAATGGATCTGCGTGACCCGAATGTCTGGATTTCGCACCTGCTGGAAACACTACCGGAAGAAAAACTGAGCGGCGCTCTGAAAGATGACTCTCCTGAGTGGGAGTATATTGACGGAGAAATCGTCAAACTCGGTTCGCTGGCGCACGGTCAGCTTGATATTGCGGAAATACAGCGTCGGGGACTGGTGCTTCTGGCCTCAGAGTGTAAAGATTTTCGTCTGCTGGCGCATTTGTTGCGTACTCTGCAACATGCAGGCAACCTGCCGCTGGCCCTGCGCCTGCTGGCGCTGTACGTAGAGCATTACTGGGCAGTGACTGCGCCGCGCATGTCGCACAAAAAACGTTTTGCAGCACAGGTCATAAAACGTTTTGACGCAGGTATACCCGGTTTTGTAGGAAAAGCGACCACAGCACAGCGCGACGCGGTGTTGGGTGAACTGGCGACACTGGCGCAAAGCTGGCGGATGCAGGATGTTCCAGAACTGGCACTGGCGACGGATGATCTGCTCGTACTTTTTCAGCGCGCATTCCATGATGCCGGGCCTGCGTTATCTTCCTCTCAGGGAATGTCTGACAACGTACCGCAGGATGTCACCATACCTGCACGTGACGCCCCGCAGACTATCACCACCGTGCCTGCTGTTCCGGCTCCGCAGGTGACTGTCGACAGTCACGACGATACTGCCTGGCGCGACACGTTGCTGAAAGTCGCCGCTATCCTTTGCGAACGCAAACCTGACTCGCCGCTGGGCTACCGTCTACGCCGCCATGCGCTTTGGCAAACCATTACCAGCACGCCTCCGGCCGAGAGTGATGGTCGTACCCCGCTGGCGGCGGTTTCTGCTGATATGGCTGCAGAGTATCAGTCCCGGTTAACCTGCGTGGATCTGGCGCTGTGGCAGCAGGTGGAGCAGAGCCTGCTGCTGGCTCCGTACTGGCTGGACGGGCATTACCTTTCCGCACAGATAGCACAGCGTCTCGGGTACAGGCAGGCAGAAGAGGCCATCCGTGAGGAAGCTGGTTTTTTTCTTGCGCGTCTTCCGGCGCTTGCCGATCTGCTGTTTAACGACCGCACACCTTTTATCAGCGAGCAGACAAAACGGTGGCTGACCTCATCAACATCCCACAGTCAGGCCGTACCAGTACTGCAATCCACAGAGGAAATGCAAGCTGCCAGGGCATGTTTTACCGAGCAAGGGCTGGAAGCTGCACTGCAGTACCTGGAGACATTGCCAGAAGGCGATCCCCGCGATCAGTTCCACCGCCTGTACCAGGGCGCTCAGCTAATGGAAGAGGCCGGAATGGTAAAACTTGCGCAGCAACAATACCGGATGCTGTCCGAAGAAGGCTTGCGAATGGTGGTGGCAGACTGGGAGCCCTCACTCTTCAAACAGCTCAAGCAGAAGTTCACGGCAGAACAGTAAGAAACAACAGGAGTTTTTGTGAGATTACCGACCCCCCGACTCTTCAGCGGAATGAAATCTGTTTTGCGACCGGCGATGCCAAAATTTAAGGTCTCCGCGTTATGGCTATTGGTGCTGGCATGGATCTTTCTGCTGGTATGGATCTGGTGGAAAGGCCCGTCATGGTCATTCTATGACGAACATTGGCTCAAACCGCTGACAAACCGCTGGCTGGCGACAGCGGCGTGGGGGATTGTCGCCCTGGGGTGGCTGACTGTCCGGGTGATGAAGCGTCTGCAGCAGCTTGAGAAACAGCAAAAGTTGCAGCGCGAGGAAGCGCAGGACCCGCTCAGTGTGGAGTTGAATATTCAACAGCGCTACCTCGACAGGTGGCTGCTGCGTTTACAGCGTCATCTCGACAACCGCCGTTACCTGTGGCAATTGCCGTGGTATATGGTTATCGGTCCTGCCGGGAGCGGCAAAACCACCCTGTTACGGGAAGGTTTCCCATCCGATATCATTTATACACCGGAAGCGGTACGCGGTGCAGAGCAACGCGTATATCTGACGCCACATGTTGGCAAACAGGCGGTGATTTTTGATATTGACGGCGCACTCTGTGAACAACCTGATGCGGATATTCTGCATCGCCGCTTATGGGAACATCTACTGGGATGGCTGGTGGAAAAACGTGCCCGCCAACCGCTGAACGGGATCATTCTCACCCTCGATTTACCCGACCTGTTGACGGCCGACAAACGCCGCCGCGAACATCTGTTGCAGACGCTGCGTAGCCGTTTGCAGGATATACGTCAGTATCTTCACTGCCAGTTACCGGTTTACGTGGTGCTGACCCGGCTGGACTTATTGTACGGTTTTGCAGCCCTGTTTCAGTCGCTGAACAAAAAAGATCGCGATACCATCCTCGGGGTTACGTTTACTCTCAGCGCCCATGAAAGTGAAGACTGGCGTACCGAACTGAACGCTTTCTGGCAGGACTGGTGCGAACGGATGAACCAGTCCATGCCCGATCTGATGTTGGCGCAGAGCCATATGCGCAGTTCATTGTTCAGTTTTATTCGCCAGATGCAGGGAAGCAGGGAGTCTCTGGTGACCCTGCTTGATGGTCTTCTGGACGGTGAAAATATGGACGTGATGCTGCGTGGCGTGTATCTGACGTCATCACTGCAACGCGGTCAGATGGATGACATCTTTACACAGTCTGCCGCCCGGCAATACCGGCTCGGCAGTAATCCGCTAAGTGCCTGGCCACTGGTGGATACCGTACCTTACTTTACCCGCAATCTGTTTCCCCAGGTACTTCTGTCGGAGCCGAACCTGGCTGGCGAAAGCCGCGCCTGGCTGGTAAGCAGCCGTAGACGTCTTACCGTCTTTTCTGCCGCGGGTGGAGCGTTGGCGCTATTGCTCATCATCGGCTGGCACCATTATTACGATGTTAACTACGCCTCCGGTATCCAGGTACTGAAACAAGCTCAGGCCTTTATGGCGATCAGGCCACCCCAGGGGATGGATGACTACGGTGATCTACAATTGCCATTACTCAATCCAGTACGCGATGCGACGTTGGCCTACGGCGACTGGGACGATCGCAGTCGACTGGCCGATATGGGGTTGTACCAGGGAAGGCGTGTCGGGCCGTATGTGGAGCAAACCTATCTGCAACTACTGGAGCAGCGTTATCTGCCCGCCTTGTTCAACGGTCTGGTGAAAGAAATGGATGCCGCCCCACCGGAGAGCGAAGAAAAACTCGCCGTGCTGCGAGTGATGAGAATGCTGGAGGACAAAAGCGGACGTAATAATGACGTAGTGAAGCAATACATGGCGAAGCGCTGGAGTGATAAGTTCCACGGCCAGCGCGATACCCAAGTGCAACTGATGTCTCATCTCGACTATGCGCTGAAACATACCGACTGGCATGCTGAACGTGCTGCGGGTGATGGGGACGCGATCGGTCGTTGGGCACCGTATGACAAACCGGTGGTGTCAGCACAGAAAGAGTTAAGCAAACTGCCCGTTTACCAGCGGGTCTACCAGAGCCTTAAAACCCGGGCGTTGGGAGTACTGTCCGCCGATTTGAACCTGCGCGATCAGGTTGGCCCAACATTCGAACAGGTATTTGTTTCCTCAGATGACAATAAGCTGGTTGTCCCGCAGTTTCTTACCCGCTATGGGCTCCAGAGTTATTTTGTGAAGCAGCGTGATGAACTGGTGGAACTGACGGCAATGGATTCCTGGGTACTGAATATTATTCACAGTGTTAAATACAGTGACGCAGACCGTGCTGAAATCCAGCGCCAGTTAACCGAACAGTATATTAGTGACTACACCGCCACCTGGCGGTCAGGGATGGATAACCTTAACGTACGCGATTATGAATCCATTGCGCAGTTAACCGCCGCGCTGGAGCAGATTATCAGCGGCGACCAGCCTCTACAACGAGCGTTGACGGCGTTGCGGGATAACACACAGCCGACCGTTCTTTCCGAAAAGCTATCTGATAAAGAACGCGCAGAAGCATTGGGAGAGCCGGATTATCGTCTGCTGACCCGTCTCGGTCATGAGTTTGCGCCGGAAAACAGCACGCTGGCGGTTCAGAATAATAAAGAAAATACCCTGCAAGCGGTCTATCAGCAGTTAACGGAATTGCACCGCTATCTGCTGGCTATCCAGAACGCACCGGTACCCGGTAAATCGGCACTCAAAGCCGTTCAGTTACGCCTTGACCAGAACAGCAGCGACCCTATTTTTGCGACCCGGCAGATGGCGAAAACTCTGCCTGCGCCGCTTAACCGCTGGGTGGGAAAACTGGCAGATCAGGCCTGGCATGTGGTGATGGTAGAAGCGGTTCACTATATGGAAATTGACTGGCGCGACAACGTGGTAAAACCGTTTAACGAACAACTGGCAAATAGTTATCCATTTAATCCTCGTTCTTCGCAGGATGTGTCTCTGGATGCATTTGAGCGCTTCTTTAAACCGGATGGCGTGCTGGATACTTTCTGGCAGCAAAACCTGAAACTGTTCATTGAAAATGACCTGAGCCGTGACGGGGGCGACGGTGTCATTATCCGTGAGGATGTCATCCGGCAACTGGATACCGCACAGAAAATCCGCGACATCTTCTTCAGTAAACAGAATGGCCTGGGAACGCAGTTTGCGGTGGAGACCGTTTCGCTTTCCGGCAACAAACGCCGTAGCGTGTTGAACCTCGACGGTCAGTTAGTGGACTACAGCCAGGGTCGTAACTACACCGCGCATCTGGTCTGGCCGAACAACATGCGCGAAGGCAATGAAAGCAAGCTGACGCTGGTGGGTACCAGCGGTGGCGCACCGCGCAGTATCAGTTTCAACGGGCCGTGGGCGCAGTTCCGCCTGTTCGGAGCCGGACAGCTAACCAGCGTGGAAGAGGGAACATTCAGCGTGCGCTTTAACGTTGACGGTGGCGCGATGGTCTACCGGATACACGCTGACACTGAAGACAACCCATTCAGCGGCGG
The sequence above is drawn from the Citrobacter amalonaticus genome and encodes:
- the tssH gene encoding type VI secretion system ATPase TssH, encoding MIQINLASLVKHLNAFSRQALEAAAAECMSQQATEITVAHVLLQMLAMVRSDIRVIAEQAEIDASELRRALIVESYATSRTTESYPAFSPMLVEWLKEGWLLASAEMQHSELRGGVLLLALLHSPLRYVPPAAARLLTGINRDCLQQDFAQWTWKSAETAIQSTDGQVVSVLAETGDSLLARYTKNMTEDARHGRLDPVLCRDHEIDLMIDILCRRRKNNPVVVGEAGVGKSALIEGLALRIVAGQVPDKLKNTDIMTLDLGALQAGASVKGEFEKRFKGLMAEVISSPAPVILFIDEAHTLIGAGNQQGGLDISNLLKPALARGELKTIAATTWSEYKKYFEKDAALSRRFQLVKVSEPTAAEATVILRGLSAVYEQSHGVLIDDEALQAAASLSERYLSGRQLPDKAIDVLDTACARVAINLSSPPKKISALATQCHQYEAEIRQLEREIRIGLHTDTARLDEVHVRHDDAQNELKALEEAWRQQQTRVQAIIALRQQLLATLETDGNASLTDKANEAETLSLAERLAQLTAELDDLHNAQLLVSPHVDKKQIASVIAEWTGVPLNRLSQNEMSVITDLPLWLGDTIKGQDLAIKHLHKHLLTARADLRRPGRPLGAFLLAGPSGVGKTETVLQLAELLYGGRQYLTTINMSEFQEKHTVSRLIGSPPGYVGYGEGGVLTEAIRQKPYSVVLLDEVEKAHPDVLNLFYQAFDKGEMADGEGRLIDCKNIVFFLTSNLGYQVIVEHADNPEIMQEALYPVLADFFKPALLARMEVVPYLPLSKETLAIIIAGKLARLDNVLRSRFSADIMIEPEVTDEIMSRVTRAENGARMLESVIDGEMLPPLSLLLLQKMASNTPIASIRLSVSEGRFMADVQDVPSADEPVLSQETDGITL
- the vasI gene encoding type VI secretion system-associated protein VasI: MSGMRVTRQFWLLAVGLLTGLFAGSVPAETPSASGIVQGTAAAISDDEQATLQAMQACRRESAALERLDCYDNLLAPLSPAGFNGALVRASFVGEAWTRATEQEKRRQDKSTELLVTQTPGERPMVVITTPAIGHVPPRPVLMLSCVDNITRMQVALIKAMDTHDIAVSLSADDKTFHSRWFVRENGTLLESSRGLSGIDEIKQLFGAKTLTIDTGPESAAGKLTFNINGLAQAIAPLREACHWAGE
- the tssA gene encoding type VI secretion system protein TssA, whose translation is MDLRDPNVWISHLLETLPEEKLSGALKDDSPEWEYIDGEIVKLGSLAHGQLDIAEIQRRGLVLLASECKDFRLLAHLLRTLQHAGNLPLALRLLALYVEHYWAVTAPRMSHKKRFAAQVIKRFDAGIPGFVGKATTAQRDAVLGELATLAQSWRMQDVPELALATDDLLVLFQRAFHDAGPALSSSQGMSDNVPQDVTIPARDAPQTITTVPAVPAPQVTVDSHDDTAWRDTLLKVAAILCERKPDSPLGYRLRRHALWQTITSTPPAESDGRTPLAAVSADMAAEYQSRLTCVDLALWQQVEQSLLLAPYWLDGHYLSAQIAQRLGYRQAEEAIREEAGFFLARLPALADLLFNDRTPFISEQTKRWLTSSTSHSQAVPVLQSTEEMQAARACFTEQGLEAALQYLETLPEGDPRDQFHRLYQGAQLMEEAGMVKLAQQQYRMLSEEGLRMVVADWEPSLFKQLKQKFTAEQ
- the tssM gene encoding type VI secretion system membrane subunit TssM, producing the protein MPKFKVSALWLLVLAWIFLLVWIWWKGPSWSFYDEHWLKPLTNRWLATAAWGIVALGWLTVRVMKRLQQLEKQQKLQREEAQDPLSVELNIQQRYLDRWLLRLQRHLDNRRYLWQLPWYMVIGPAGSGKTTLLREGFPSDIIYTPEAVRGAEQRVYLTPHVGKQAVIFDIDGALCEQPDADILHRRLWEHLLGWLVEKRARQPLNGIILTLDLPDLLTADKRRREHLLQTLRSRLQDIRQYLHCQLPVYVVLTRLDLLYGFAALFQSLNKKDRDTILGVTFTLSAHESEDWRTELNAFWQDWCERMNQSMPDLMLAQSHMRSSLFSFIRQMQGSRESLVTLLDGLLDGENMDVMLRGVYLTSSLQRGQMDDIFTQSAARQYRLGSNPLSAWPLVDTVPYFTRNLFPQVLLSEPNLAGESRAWLVSSRRRLTVFSAAGGALALLLIIGWHHYYDVNYASGIQVLKQAQAFMAIRPPQGMDDYGDLQLPLLNPVRDATLAYGDWDDRSRLADMGLYQGRRVGPYVEQTYLQLLEQRYLPALFNGLVKEMDAAPPESEEKLAVLRVMRMLEDKSGRNNDVVKQYMAKRWSDKFHGQRDTQVQLMSHLDYALKHTDWHAERAAGDGDAIGRWAPYDKPVVSAQKELSKLPVYQRVYQSLKTRALGVLSADLNLRDQVGPTFEQVFVSSDDNKLVVPQFLTRYGLQSYFVKQRDELVELTAMDSWVLNIIHSVKYSDADRAEIQRQLTEQYISDYTATWRSGMDNLNVRDYESIAQLTAALEQIISGDQPLQRALTALRDNTQPTVLSEKLSDKERAEALGEPDYRLLTRLGHEFAPENSTLAVQNNKENTLQAVYQQLTELHRYLLAIQNAPVPGKSALKAVQLRLDQNSSDPIFATRQMAKTLPAPLNRWVGKLADQAWHVVMVEAVHYMEIDWRDNVVKPFNEQLANSYPFNPRSSQDVSLDAFERFFKPDGVLDTFWQQNLKLFIENDLSRDGGDGVIIREDVIRQLDTAQKIRDIFFSKQNGLGTQFAVETVSLSGNKRRSVLNLDGQLVDYSQGRNYTAHLVWPNNMREGNESKLTLVGTSGGAPRSISFNGPWAQFRLFGAGQLTSVEEGTFSVRFNVDGGAMVYRIHADTEDNPFSGGLFSQFRLPDTLY